GGCCAGCACGCTGCCGCTGTTCCCCAGCGTCTGGGCGATACCGATGCTATCGCCGATGGCCACGCTCTTGTCATGGGACAATTCGTAGTGCTCCAAGGCCAGCGGCAGCTGGCCCTTGTCCTCCGCCACCGCCGCCAGCATCACATGGCCCTTGGCCACGCCAAGTCCGTAGCCGATGCGCTCCGAAAGGGCGATCGACCGGTCGGCGAACTCCTTGGCCCGGTCACCATCCCGCCCGAGGTGCTCGATGGACAGCTCATACAGGGCATCGGCGGTGACCGTGTCGGCCGCGTTCGCGGCCACGATCCGTAGCAAGGAATCCGCCACGCGTCCGTCCTGTGCGCTAGTGGCCAACGTACGGACCGCGATCGACAGCAGGAGCAGCCCGCAGGCCCGGAGCCGCGGGATGGAGGACCTTGGAGTTACTCGCCATGCGCATGAGGTTGATGTTCCATGCCCTGGTCAGGCTTGTCACATTCCGGAAACGAAATACATCTCCATCTCCCCCTTGCCCTTCGCCTGCACCTTCCCGCGAGGGGTGAAGGTGAGACCCGGCTCGCTCTTCACAAACGCGTAAGTCGCCTCGCTGATATTGACCTGTCCCGCCTCGCCGCTGCTCTCCATGCGGCTCGCCGTGTTTACGGTGTCGCCCCAGATGTCGTACTGGAACTTCTTCACGCCTACGATGCCCGCGACCACCGGGCCAGTGTGCACTCCGATGCGGATCTCGAAATACGGCAACCCCGCCGCGATCTTCCGGGCCTTGCCTTCGGCGATGAAGTCGCGCATTTCGAAAGCGGCTTTGATCACATCTGTGGCGTGCGTTGTATTCGGCGTGGGTAATCCTCCAGCGGCCATGTACGCATCCCCGATGGTCTTGATCTTCTCGATGCCGTGCTTGGCGGTGATGTGATCGAAGGCGCTGAAGCACTCGTTCAGGTCGCGGACCAGTTCCTGCGGGCTCAGTGTTTCGCTCATCGCCGTGAAGCCCTTGAAGTCGGTGAAGAGCACGGTGACCTGGTCGATGTGCACAGCCTCAGCCGAACCCTTGGCCTTCAATTCCTCAGCGACTTCTTCCGGCAGGATGTTCAGCAGAAGCTCTTCACTGCGCGCCTTTTCCTTGCTGATGCGGTTGCGCTGGCGCCATACCACGCCCAGGAAAAGCAGTGCTCCAGCGAGTCCACCGGCGATCCCATTCCTCACCAACCGCTGGCGCAGGTCTTTCCGCTCCTGCTCGACCCGGGTGGCAGCTTCCTTCTTGTCGAAGTCGTACTGCATCTGTACCTGGACCGCCTTTCGGGTGTTCGCCTCGTTGGTGATGCTGTCCTGGTAGGCGATGTGGAGTTTGAACTGTTCCAGTGCCTCGGGGGCATCGCCCAGTGCATTGGCGATGTCGTACAGGCCCGCGTGCGCGTTGGAGAGCCACTGCTTCGCACCCACCGACCGCGCATATTCGATGCCCCTGTTGAGGTACTCCTCCGCTTCGTCGTAGCGCTTCATCCGTGTGAGGATCTCGCCCGTGTTGATGGAGGCCGCTGCGAGCCTGAACGGGTCGCCGATCCGCTCGAGGAGGGCCAGGATGCGTTCGTTGTATACCAGTGCCGTATCGAACTGCTGCAGGCGCTGATAGTGGTTGGCCAGGGAACCGAGGGTGATGACCTCTCCCATTGGATGTCTCAAGGCGCGCGCCATGTCCACCGCCCTGTTCAGGTAGATCCGCGCCTCGTCGGAGCGGCCTTCGTCGTCCAGCACATTGCCCAGGTTGTTGCATGTCCTGGCAATGCCCAAGCTGTCCCCTGTGCGCTCATAGGCCTGCAGCACCTGCTCAAGCAAGGCGGTCGCCTTCGCATGCTCGCCCATATGGCCATACACCACGCCGATGTCCATGCGCATGTCCACCACCGCCGCGCTGTCCCCGAGTTGCTCAGCGAGCTTCAGGCTGATGAGGTGCTGCTTGAGCGCTTCGGGGAAGTCGCTCTGTTGCTCTGCGATATGAGCGAGTGCGAAGTGGATCTTCTTCTGCTTGTCGGCATCGCCCAATTTGGCCCAGAGCGCCAAGGCACGCTGAAGATGGCTGCTGGCAATGCCGTACTCCTGCCGACGCATGTAGCCGGTCCCGACAATGCGCAAAGCCTCGCCAAGTCCGGGTTCAAAAGCGAGTTCCTCGGCAAGCCGTTGCGCCTGCGATGCGTAACTGATCGCGCTGTCCGGTTCCACGTCCATGTACGCCTGCGCCAATGTGTTCAGCGCGTTCACGCGGGTGGTGTCCGGTGCGGACGCGGCCAGGACCCTTCGCAGGGAGTCCGTGTCGTCCTGTGCCCGGATCACCGACGCACAGCAAGACAGGAACAGGACGGTCAGCACGCCTCCGGTGCGCAGAAGTTGAGTGGCTTGCACGGACCCAAGAAGGGGAACTTTCTTGGAATGGGCAATAGCCGGAGGGTGAAAGTTCCTACGCACGACCGAAGCACCTTTCGCGATCGACGCACGCTCTCAAGTCTGCGCGAACTCCCCGGTGCGGCGCACGAAGTACATCTCCATCTCCCCCTTGCCCTTCGCCTGCACTTTTCCCCGCTGGGTGAAGTTGAAACTTGTCTCGTTCTTCACCAGCAAATAGGTCGCCTCACTGATGTTCACCTGCCCCACCTCGCCACTGCTCTCCATGCGGCTGGCCGTGTTCACCGTATCGCCCCAGATGTCGTAGGCGAACTTCTTCACGCCCACGATGCCGGCGACCATGGGGCTTCCTCGGAGCCCGGTTCGAGGGCGGTGGAAGACCTGGCCAGCTTGGGGTCTAGGACCGGTCTTGAGGTGGAGAGTACTTCACGACATCGATGCCGATACCGTTCGGGTCTTCTATGGCGAAGTGCCTGTCACCCCAGGGTTCGTCCCGGATATCGATCTTAATCGGCACACCGCGCTGCTTGAGGTCGTTGTAGATCCCATCCACATCCTCGACCTCAATGGTCAGGTACATTCCCTGTCCAAGGAATGGCTGATGGAAGATGGGTTGCTGGCTGGGGTGGTTCGGCAGTAGGAAGCTGAGTTCCGCCTGGTTGTTGGGGGTATGCAACAGGAGGTAGAACTCGTTCTCGAAGGAAACCCCGAAGCCTAGGATGCTGGTGTAGAAAGCCTTGCTTTCCGCCAACTTCGATGTGATGATGCCTGCGTTCAGTTTCATCTTGTGATCGTTATGACCGCAAAGCTCCAACAGGCCGCGACCGGATCATAGTACAGAACGAACAAGATCACCGGCCGAACGCCTTGCTGGGTGTTACACCATAGAAGGCCTTGAACTCCTTGATGAAGTGGGACTGGTCGTAATAACCTTCACCGAAGAACAGTTCGTTGTGCTTCAGGCTCTGGGATGAAGGCTTGGCACGCAGTACGTTCTGGAAGCGGACCACTTTCGCGAAGGTCTTGGCCGTGTCGCCGATGTAGTACTCGAACAGCCGTCGGAGC
The DNA window shown above is from Flavobacteriales bacterium and carries:
- a CDS encoding VOC family protein; its protein translation is MKLNAGIITSKLAESKAFYTSILGFGVSFENEFYLLLHTPNNQAELSFLLPNHPSQQPIFHQPFLGQGMYLTIEVEDVDGIYNDLKQRGVPIKIDIRDEPWGDRHFAIEDPNGIGIDVVKYSPPQDRS
- a CDS encoding tetratricopeptide repeat protein — protein: MLTVLFLSCCASVIRAQDDTDSLRRVLAASAPDTTRVNALNTLAQAYMDVEPDSAISYASQAQRLAEELAFEPGLGEALRIVGTGYMRRQEYGIASSHLQRALALWAKLGDADKQKKIHFALAHIAEQQSDFPEALKQHLISLKLAEQLGDSAAVVDMRMDIGVVYGHMGEHAKATALLEQVLQAYERTGDSLGIARTCNNLGNVLDDEGRSDEARIYLNRAVDMARALRHPMGEVITLGSLANHYQRLQQFDTALVYNERILALLERIGDPFRLAAASINTGEILTRMKRYDEAEEYLNRGIEYARSVGAKQWLSNAHAGLYDIANALGDAPEALEQFKLHIAYQDSITNEANTRKAVQVQMQYDFDKKEAATRVEQERKDLRQRLVRNGIAGGLAGALLFLGVVWRQRNRISKEKARSEELLLNILPEEVAEELKAKGSAEAVHIDQVTVLFTDFKGFTAMSETLSPQELVRDLNECFSAFDHITAKHGIEKIKTIGDAYMAAGGLPTPNTTHATDVIKAAFEMRDFIAEGKARKIAAGLPYFEIRIGVHTGPVVAGIVGVKKFQYDIWGDTVNTASRMESSGEAGQVNISEATYAFVKSEPGLTFTPRGKVQAKGKGEMEMYFVSGM